The Pelmatolapia mariae isolate MD_Pm_ZW linkage group LG9, Pm_UMD_F_2, whole genome shotgun sequence genome has a segment encoding these proteins:
- the mastl gene encoding serine/threonine-protein kinase greatwall produces MDAEEEHRSCADVKSVDHHPKPPSINDFVVLKPISRGAFGKVYLARKKCNARVYAIKVMKKADMVDKNMTNQLKAERDALALSKSPFVVHLFYSLQTATKIYLVMEYLIGGDVKSLLHIYGYFDQDMAVKYISEVALALDYLHRHGIIHRDLKPDNMLISNEGHIKLTDFGLSKVKLDRELSLMDILTTPSLVKPKKDYSRTPGQVLSLISSLGFNTPAAEGKRHCSATVVSSPMSCGKIKPRNKSLDSPVMKKIDHLSSPARYPWKLRPKSNVFSPHNLTKNLTPTLMKTRSRFQTMSAGSTTDTDGGTSPLWECEEKENEHMNDQNGRGRSELKVPKEDSPPTKRDTFCFSDKTSCSQSKKSNEAHLVENKSHTNNQESVSTAQENVCQLAVPSSVKRTFSDLQRSPETPEIRAKKRNTDYKRFYEIPVETERFHTGLTGTFSTIKIGDFMVSTEGIGATEERVPKRSSPVAVAKSLFYELEEPVEDVFEGGAKDLSHTSFTSPLPGTSDICRNLSMDSDGSMHEMSFTIDSHPSLQPTEPVKHRNSLSPEEDKESKDSFYTASLPKTPVATVETPKLGRFLGRDESRCSFANRLPELACSDVESPLFLKPRNVVAFRSYCSSINRSNVSGVSRVSIGSVEAMDVSTTASYNAASGAATPVQKRPSSSGSLYQTPQPMSTSHTPYRTPKSVRRGALPVEGAPILGTPDYLAPELLLGKPHVSGSGQCDFMVDWWALGVCLFEFLTGVPPFNDETPQLVFQNILNRDIPWPEGEEELSVDSRNAIEILLTMDMTKRAGLKELKCHPLFDGLDWDNLQNQPMPFIPQPDDETDTSYFDARNSAQHIAVSGFSL; encoded by the exons ATGGACGCAGAGGAAGAGCACCGCTCGTGTGCCGACGTGAAATCTGTAGATCATCACCCTAAACCGCCGTCTATCAACGATTTCGTCGTGCTGAAGCCCATCAGCCGCGGGGCTTTTGGCAAGGTCTACCTTGCACGGAAGAAGTGCAACGCACGCGTATATGCCATTAAG GTGATGAAGAAAGCCGATATGGTGGataaaaacatgacaaaccAGCTGAAGGCAGAGCGAGATGCCCTCGCTTTGAGCAAAAGTCCCTTCGTGGTTCACCTGTTTTACTCCCTTCAGACAGCCACCAAGATCTATCTG GTAATGGAATACCTCATTGGTGGAGATGTCAAATCTCTCCTTCATATCTATGGCtattttgaccaggacatggcTGTAAAATACATCTCAGAGGTCGCACTGGCTTTAGACTATCTCCATCGTCATGGTATAATTCACAG AGATCTGAAGCCAGACAACATGCTCATATCCAACGAAGGCCACATCAAATTAACAGATTTTGGCCTTTCTAAAGTCAAGCTGGACAGAG AGCTGAGTCTTATGGATATCCTCACTACCCCATCTTTGGTTAAACCCAAGAAGGATTATTCCCGCACGCCAGGCCAAGTCCTCTCTTTAATCAGCTCCCTTGGATTT AATACACCAGCAGCAGAAGGCAAGCGTCACTGCAGCGCTACTGTGGTGTCCAGTCCCATGTCGTGTGGCAAAATAAAACCAAGGAATAAATCTCTTGATTCTCCTGTAATGAAGAAAATAGATCACCTGTCTTCACCTGCTCGCTACCCTTGGAAACTGA GACCAAAGAGCAATGTGTTTAGTCCTCATAATTTGACAAAAAATCTGACTCCCACGTTGATGAAGACCAGGAGCAGGTTTCAGACGATGAGTGCAGGCAGCACTACTGACACTGACGGTGGCACCAGTCCACTGTGGGAGTGTGAGGAG aaagAGAATGAACACATGAATGACCAGAACGGGAGAGGGCGATCTGAGTTGAAGGTGCCCAAAGAGGACAGTCCGCCCACAAAACGGGACACTTTTTGCTTTTCTGATAAGACCTCTTGCAGTCAATCAAAAAAGTCAAATGAAGCTCATCTTGTAGAAAATAAATCCCATACGAACAACCAGGAGTCTGTCTCCACAGCTCAGGAGAATGTTTGTCAATTAGCAGTTCCCTCATCTGTGAAGAGAACATTTTCAGATTTACAAAGAAGTCCAGAGACGCCAGAGATCCGAGccaaaaagagaaacacagactACAAAAGGTTCTATGAGATTCCTGTGGAGACTGAGAGGTTTCACACCGGCTTGACTGGAACATTTTCCACCATCAAAATAGGCGACTTCATGGTCTCCACTGAGGGGATCGGGGCAACTGAAGAGCGGGTGCCGAAGCGCTCCAGTCCCGTTGCTGTAGCCAAAAGTCTGTTTTATGAACTGGAAGAGCCGGTGGAGGATGTATTTGAAGGTGGAGCCAAAGACCTGTCACACACGAGTTTCACGTCACCACTTCCTGGGACAAGTGACATTTGTAGGAACCTGAGCATGGACTCTGACGGGTCTATGCACGAAATGTCTTTCACTATAGACAGCCATCCATCCCTCCAGCCAACTGAGCCTGTCAAACACAGGAATTCATTATCACCAGAGGAGGACAAAGAAAGTAAAGACTCCTTCTATACTGCATCACTACCAAAAACTCCTGTGGCCACTGTTGAAACACCTAAACTTGGTCGTTTTCTGGGGAGAGATGAATCTCGCTGTTCCTTTGCGAACCGACTTCCTGAGCTTGCTTGCAGTGATGTGGAGTCCCCTTTATTCCTCAAGCCGCGAAATGTCGTGGCCTTCCGTAGTTATTGTAGCTCCATTAATCGGTCCAACGTGTCCGGGGTGTCCCGAGTTAGCATTGGATCTGTGGAAGCTATGGACGTGTCCACAACGGCTTCTTATAACGCCGCATCTGGAGCTGCAACACCAGTGCAGAAGAGACCCAGCTCCAGTGGTTCTCTCTATCAG ACTCCTCAGCCCATGTCGACCTCTCATACCCCTTACAGGACTCCAAAGAGTGTCCGAAGGGGAGCACTGCCTGTTGAGGGAGCACCGATTTTAGGAACCCCTGACTATTTGGCTCCAGAGCTTCTTCTGGGAAAACCACATG TTTCAGGAAGTGGTCAGTGTG ACTTCATGGTGGACTGGTGGGCGCTTGGTGTGTGTCTTTTCGAGTTCCTCACAGGTGTGCCGCCATTCAATGACGAGACGCCCCAGCTGGTCTTCCAGAATATTCTGAACAGGG ATATACCCTGGCctgagggggaggaggagttATCTGTAGACTCCAGGAATGCCATTGAAATCCTGCTGACCATGGACATGACAAAGCGCGCTGGCTTAAAAG AACTGAAGTGCCACCCCCTGTTTGACGGTCTGGACTGGGACAACCTGCAGAACCAGCCGATGCCTTTCATACCTCAACCAGACGACGAAACCGACACCTCTTACTTTGATGCGAGAAACAGTGCTCAGCACATTGCCGTGTCCGGCTTCAGTCTATAG